The genomic DNA GCTGACCATCGAAGAGAAAGATGATGCGCAAAAGACAGTGTCTATAAACATCATAACAAATGACGGAGCCTACGACTATAACGGGGAATTCAGCGGCTATGGAAGTGAAAACACATTTGGGGCGGTAACAGATTCGGGCAATGATGATTACAGAGATAACATTGCCGGTTATATTACATCGTCTGGGGATGTTGTGGGTAAATTGATTATAACTGACCTTAGCGCCGGCCATAATAGCAACAGCAATATTTATGACTTTTCGAGCAATGCATCTTTGTTGTCCCACCAATCTTCAACTGCTGCTGTTTCCACTACTGACCAGTGCGCCACATATAATTTTCAATCCAGCACTCTTCACATTCCATGCCTGACCATAGGCCAGGAAAATTATTCGTTGGATCTCAAGCTAATAAATGAAAATCCAGTCCAGCTTGAGCTCCAAGGCATGGCTAAACTTCAGGATGATCAGGAGAACACTATCTTCAGAGGCTGGGTAACATTAGCGAAACCAGTGTCAGGGGCATCTTTGAACATCTACACTCTTGAAGGGAAGGCTATTTACCACTCTGAAGGCCCTGTTACCAGCGGCTTTGGCTCTTTTTTAATAGGGGTTGAAAAAAAACTCCCGTCTGATTTTCGTGTGATCTGCACTCCATCGAGCAGTGATCCCGAGCTTGCCGGCATAGAGCTAATGGCTGATGTGCGCAATTATAATCCCAACACTGACACGATCTATGTAAACGCAGTTACAACCTTGGTTAGCCGTTACATGGACAGACATAAGGACACGAACGTGACCGCTGCAATAAATACTGTCAAGGCTTTTCTGGAGATACCTGACTATGTGACAATAGGAAGGGGGTTGTCCGTCAACAATGCCTTTTTTAGTCATTTGGCATTCTTAAATGAAGCTAAAAAGAATGGGGGATTAAGTGCCTTTATTGAAATACTAATCGACGAGATGGAAACTCCAGGAAGCACCACTCATCCCTTTCCTCAACCTGAAGGGCTTCTTAAATCAATGACAGGCCCAACGGTCAATTATGTCCTGGATGGCCTAACCAAGGGGGCGTTGTCCTATGTCGGCGGCAATACTCTGGGCTGGGGATTGAAAATGTTGGGGCTTGGCTCAATTATTGATCCGGATAATGGCGCTGAAATGATAAATACATTAAAAGGCATAAAGGATCAAATTACTCAACTTTCCGACCAGATTTCCCACCAGATGGCTAACTTAAAAAATGAACTAAAAGGCGCGTTGATTTTGAATCATTATGATAACAAGAATGATGAGATCTTCCATTTAGCTCTAGAGGTTAGACAGATACAGGACGACCTTACAACTCTTGTATCAGACAATTCTAGCGGAAACACCACCTGGCGAAATGATGAAACGACACGTATAAAAAATGCAATAAGCAAATTTATAAGCATGAGGAACCAATTCCACGGGACACTTTACGGCGATCAATCCTCTGAATCTCTGTTGAAGCTTTGGATCGAGGTTGTGAAGAGCAGACACCGATTCATAACTTCTGATGACTATAAAACAATAAAGGGCCTGTTTGATTATTATGACAAAATTCAATTGGCATTGCTAGAACTCGTGGTGGAGTATGCAGTTTCTGAAGGCGCTTCCAATAGCACAATACAACATTATATCGACGAGTACAGGGAACACCGCGAGCTTCAATTGGAAATGCTTCCACAAGAGGTGCCTGAAGGGCTGTTTGTTGATACCAAGACAGGCAAAATGTGGATGCGAAGACCCGTAACGACTTTACCTGGCCGCAATTACAAGGATGTCCGTGGAGGTTTATACTATGTACACGGCTATCCTCCTGTGCTTGACCAACCGAATCCCAATGCCCCGATAAACCAAACTACCAGCGTCCATAGTTATGGTTTCCATAACTGGATGCTTCCCACACCAGAGGATCTCGATGAATTGATGCATGACTACAACGGAAATCGCGCTACTGAAGACTGGTTTGTAAAAAACGGCGCCTTCCAACAAGGACTCTCCATGAAGGCCATTTTTATGACGTCAGGAGGCAATGTCTGGACACGAAACTGGTACTGGGATGCCTCTCGCGCCCGGGAAATGGTAACAATAAAATGTATCGGCGTTGATGGAAAAACAACAGAAGTGGCAATCTTAAAGGAGGGAGCAGC from Dissulfuribacter thermophilus includes the following:
- a CDS encoding DNA-binding protein — its product is MKIWETNIYVLTHLFIFSFFTLTAAANAKTWHIYFMGQKMDYLSGTVHNHNGEGTLTIEEKDDAQKTVSINIITNDGAYDYNGEFSGYGSENTFGAVTDSGNDDYRDNIAGYITSSGDVVGKLIITDLSAGHNSNSNIYDFSSNASLLSHQSSTAAVSTTDQCATYNFQSSTLHIPCLTIGQENYSLDLKLINENPVQLELQGMAKLQDDQENTIFRGWVTLAKPVSGASLNIYTLEGKAIYHSEGPVTSGFGSFLIGVEKKLPSDFRVICTPSSSDPELAGIELMADVRNYNPNTDTIYVNAVTTLVSRYMDRHKDTNVTAAINTVKAFLEIPDYVTIGRGLSVNNAFFSHLAFLNEAKKNGGLSAFIEILIDEMETPGSTTHPFPQPEGLLKSMTGPTVNYVLDGLTKGALSYVGGNTLGWGLKMLGLGSIIDPDNGAEMINTLKGIKDQITQLSDQISHQMANLKNELKGALILNHYDNKNDEIFHLALEVRQIQDDLTTLVSDNSSGNTTWRNDETTRIKNAISKFISMRNQFHGTLYGDQSSESLLKLWIEVVKSRHRFITSDDYKTIKGLFDYYDKIQLALLELVVEYAVSEGASNSTIQHYIDEYREHRELQLEMLPQEVPEGLFVDTKTGKMWMRRPVTTLPGRNYKDVRGGLYYVHGYPPVLDQPNPNAPINQTTSVHSYGFHNWMLPTPEDLDELMHDYNGNRATEDWFVKNGAFQQGLSMKAIFMTSGGNVWTRNWYWDASRAREMVTIKCIGVDGKTTEVAILKEGAAQMGSIFPVRIPVQNERYY